A portion of the Streptomyces sp. NBC_00376 genome contains these proteins:
- a CDS encoding helix-turn-helix domain-containing protein has protein sequence MAAGSERPLNEVKFLTVAEVASVMRVSKMTVYRLVHSGHLPAIRVGRSFRVPEQAVHEYLRESFVGVESA, from the coding sequence ATGGCTGCTGGCAGCGAGAGGCCTCTCAACGAGGTCAAGTTTCTGACCGTGGCGGAAGTCGCCTCGGTCATGAGAGTGTCGAAGATGACCGTGTACCGCTTGGTGCACAGCGGTCATCTGCCGGCGATCCGGGTGGGCAGGTCCTTCCGGGTTCCGGAGCAAGCGGTTCACGAGTATCTCCGCGAGTCCTTTGTGGGGGTGGAGTCCGCCTGA
- a CDS encoding 30S ribosomal protein bS22, with product MGSVIKKRRKRMAKKKHRKLLKRTRVQRRNKK from the coding sequence GTGGGCTCTGTTATCAAGAAGCGGCGCAAGCGGATGGCCAAGAAGAAGCACCGCAAGCTGCTCAAGCGCACGCGCGTTCAGCGTCGCAACAAGAAGTAA
- a CDS encoding NAD-dependent epimerase/dehydratase family protein, giving the protein MGKVVLVTGAARQLGGRFVRRIQRDPGVDRVIAVDAVVPGHELGDADFVTADIRQPAIARVLAEHSVDTVVHLDVSAKAVGTGGRTTVKETNVIGTMQLLGACQKAPSVRRLVIKSSTNVYGSAPRDPAVFTETTPPKSLPSGGFAKDAVEVEGYVRGFARRRPDVAVCVLRFANILGPQADSPLADYLSLPVLPTVFGYDPRLQFVHEDDVVDVLGVASGEPVRGTLNSGTFNIAGDGVLLLSQCSRRLGRPTMPLLLPAVTWVGQALRTVGMTDFSPEQIRLLTHGRVVSTVQMRETLGFHPRFSTAETFAEFARSQGPGLLPPEAVGRAVDRLAAMPFAGAGGDVSGTTGVGDTEPAPSAR; this is encoded by the coding sequence TTGGGGAAGGTCGTGCTGGTCACGGGAGCGGCCCGGCAGCTGGGCGGCCGCTTCGTGCGGCGCATCCAGCGTGATCCGGGTGTGGACCGGGTGATCGCCGTCGACGCGGTCGTGCCCGGACACGAGTTGGGCGACGCCGATTTCGTGACGGCGGACATCCGCCAGCCAGCGATCGCCAGAGTCCTTGCCGAGCACTCCGTCGACACGGTGGTGCATCTGGACGTCTCGGCCAAGGCGGTCGGCACGGGCGGCCGGACGACGGTCAAGGAGACCAACGTCATCGGCACCATGCAGCTGCTCGGTGCCTGCCAGAAGGCGCCGAGCGTGCGGCGGCTGGTGATCAAGTCCAGTACGAACGTGTACGGCTCGGCGCCCCGCGATCCGGCGGTGTTCACCGAGACCACCCCGCCCAAGTCGCTGCCCAGCGGGGGCTTCGCCAAGGACGCGGTGGAGGTCGAGGGGTACGTACGGGGCTTCGCGCGCCGCAGGCCGGATGTCGCCGTGTGCGTGCTCAGGTTCGCGAACATCCTCGGGCCGCAGGCCGATTCGCCGCTCGCCGACTATCTTTCGCTGCCCGTGCTGCCGACGGTGTTCGGGTACGACCCGAGGCTCCAGTTCGTGCACGAGGACGATGTCGTCGACGTTCTGGGAGTCGCGTCCGGCGAGCCGGTGCGCGGGACGCTGAACAGCGGCACGTTCAACATCGCCGGGGACGGGGTGCTGCTGCTCTCGCAGTGCTCGCGGCGGCTGGGGCGGCCGACGATGCCGCTGCTGCTGCCCGCGGTCACCTGGGTCGGCCAGGCGCTGCGTACGGTCGGCATGACGGATTTCTCGCCGGAGCAGATCCGGCTGCTCACCCACGGCCGGGTGGTCTCCACCGTCCAGATGCGCGAGACCCTCGGCTTCCACCCCCGGTTCAGTACCGCGGAGACGTTCGCGGAGTTCGCGCGCAGTCAGGGGCCCGGACTGCTGCCGCCCGAGGCGGTGGGCAGGGCGGTCGACCGACTGGCCGCCATGCCGTTCGCCGGGGCGGGCGGCGATGTTTCGGGGACCACCGGGGTCGGCGACACCGAGCCGGCCCCCAGCGCCAGGTAG